A stretch of the Flavobacterium sp. 5 genome encodes the following:
- a CDS encoding branched-chain amino acid aminotransferase, with protein MSTTQTNKIETIKAATSKINEVDFDNLSFGAVFTDHLLECDFINGEWQQPVIKPYAPLLLDPSAKVFHYGQAIFEGMKAYKDTNNDIWLFRPDENYKRFNTSAVRMAMPEVPEFVFIEGLKQLLKLDEAWVKNENGSTMYIRPFMIATGAGVVANPSEDYKFMILLSPAKAYYSGEVKVLIAEHFSRAANGGIGAAKAAGNYAAQFYPTTLANKEGFQQVIWTDDATHTKLEEAGTMNVFFRINDTLLTAPVSERILDGITRKSLIDMAKKEGINVEVRPVLVSELVEASQKGTLKEIFGAGTAAVVNPIAGYSYKDVYYELPKLENTFAGLLKEKLTNLQNKLVEDTFNWTVKI; from the coding sequence ATGAGTACCACTCAAACCAACAAAATAGAGACAATAAAAGCAGCTACTTCAAAAATAAATGAAGTTGATTTTGATAATTTATCTTTTGGAGCTGTATTTACAGATCATTTATTAGAATGTGATTTCATCAATGGAGAATGGCAGCAACCAGTCATTAAGCCTTATGCTCCACTTTTACTTGATCCATCTGCAAAAGTGTTTCATTATGGCCAAGCCATTTTTGAAGGTATGAAAGCTTATAAAGATACAAATAATGATATTTGGCTTTTTAGACCAGATGAAAACTACAAACGTTTTAATACTTCTGCTGTACGTATGGCTATGCCTGAAGTACCAGAATTTGTTTTTATAGAAGGTTTGAAACAATTATTAAAATTGGATGAAGCTTGGGTAAAAAATGAAAATGGAAGTACTATGTACATAAGACCTTTCATGATTGCTACCGGAGCTGGAGTTGTTGCGAATCCATCAGAAGATTACAAATTCATGATATTATTATCTCCTGCAAAAGCATATTATTCTGGAGAAGTAAAAGTATTAATAGCAGAGCACTTTAGTAGAGCTGCAAATGGCGGTATTGGTGCTGCAAAAGCTGCTGGTAACTATGCTGCACAATTCTACCCTACTACTTTGGCTAACAAAGAAGGGTTCCAACAAGTAATCTGGACTGATGATGCAACGCATACAAAACTAGAAGAAGCTGGTACAATGAACGTATTTTTTAGAATAAATGACACTTTGTTGACAGCACCTGTGAGTGAAAGAATTCTAGACGGTATAACTAGAAAAAGTCTTATCGATATGGCCAAAAAAGAAGGAATCAATGTAGAAGTTCGCCCTGTATTAGTTTCTGAATTAGTAGAAGCTTCTCAAAAAGGAACTTTAAAAGAAATTTTCGGAGCTGGTACTGCTGCCGTAGTAAATCCAATTGCTGGTTATTCATATAAAGATGTTTATTATGAATTACCTAAACTAGAAAATACTTTTGCTGGTTTACTAAAAGAAAAGCTTACTAACTTGCAAAACAAACTGGTTGAGGATACATTTAACTGGACTGTTAAAATATAG
- a CDS encoding LETM1-related biofilm-associated protein, with protein MINPSASGWIEKFFTKLKLSEQSVSETEASFYQKLRNTGFIYGHIISFDTTFEIETKGWFNEEISKVALLNALYSIFSLTNKEKDPSNFIEQANLFYKEMHPEGFSLFKKIVPKISPALTLEKIIDERVQTNDNIINKNFSHLVTNALLFIDVLAFRQYLIQGQIPEKYLKKIEETIVNIVILALKIKNNKSQYDDLLIKLFEASVRYSKFSKKENITLETLDLDYFTAELEKKYLIDIAGMALWSDGFMENNESYFLHTLANSLLIEDDFVDKGIINTDNFISKHKKEIPYFNYSNPVKHFYDQTTKSVITLISRNKSRLIKEIIGSKELMLLLAHSTHRDLDEKEKKKVKKQLLDICKTIPSLTIFLLPGGSLLLPILIKFIPKLLPSTFNENLEQDD; from the coding sequence ATGATTAACCCTTCGGCATCAGGTTGGATAGAAAAATTTTTTACAAAATTAAAGTTATCAGAACAGAGTGTATCTGAAACTGAAGCAAGCTTTTATCAAAAATTAAGAAACACAGGCTTTATATACGGTCATATCATTTCTTTTGACACTACTTTCGAAATAGAGACTAAAGGTTGGTTCAATGAAGAGATTTCAAAAGTAGCTTTACTGAATGCTCTATACAGTATTTTTTCATTAACAAATAAAGAAAAAGACCCTTCTAATTTTATTGAACAAGCCAATCTTTTTTACAAAGAAATGCATCCTGAAGGATTTAGTTTATTCAAAAAAATTGTTCCAAAAATTTCGCCTGCATTAACTTTAGAAAAAATAATTGACGAACGTGTACAAACAAATGACAATATAATAAACAAAAACTTTTCTCATTTAGTTACCAATGCACTGTTGTTTATAGATGTTTTGGCTTTTCGCCAATATCTGATACAAGGTCAAATACCTGAAAAATATCTAAAAAAAATTGAAGAAACTATTGTAAACATTGTCATTCTTGCTTTAAAAATAAAGAATAACAAATCACAATACGATGATTTATTAATTAAATTATTTGAAGCGTCAGTTCGATATAGTAAATTTTCTAAAAAAGAGAATATTACACTAGAAACTCTAGATCTAGACTATTTTACTGCCGAATTAGAAAAAAAATACTTAATTGATATCGCTGGAATGGCTTTATGGAGCGATGGCTTCATGGAGAATAATGAATCTTACTTTTTGCACACATTAGCAAATTCTCTACTTATTGAAGATGATTTTGTAGATAAAGGTATTATCAATACAGATAATTTTATAAGTAAACACAAAAAAGAAATCCCATATTTTAATTATTCAAATCCTGTAAAGCATTTTTACGATCAAACTACAAAAAGTGTTATTACCTTAATATCCCGCAATAAATCGAGATTAATTAAAGAAATAATTGGAAGTAAAGAATTAATGTTGCTTTTGGCGCATTCTACTCATAGGGATTTGGATGAAAAAGAAAAGAAAAAAGTAAAAAAACAGTTATTAGATATTTGCAAAACAATACCGTCTTTAACCATATTTTTACTTCCTGGAGGAAGTTTATTATTACCAATCCTGATTAAATTTATCCCGAAGCTTTTACCCTCTACATTCAATGAAAATTTAGAACAAGACGATTAA
- a CDS encoding SRPBCC family protein, with protein sequence MRIIKYLFLLLLLSLVALTIYIATQKGNFTVESSKVINSPKATVFNYVNDYKNWPKFSSWISNDTSIKSSFSPSTIGKGSSFTWEGSAIGSIQTLYTKENDSIVQKMEFNETSSDVYWSFKDTIGGTKVTWKSVGKMDFMLKVSSFFNVGAKNTLSKVYDKSLANLDKTLDFENSTYSAKINGIVKKLETYYLRQSFTSKISDISRNANVVFPKIIAFCKQNNIKMNGRPFIIYQTYDTIKDLTRASFCIPITEQIFTSDGSDILSGKLEAFEALKTSLTGNYTYKNKALGETTAYTTTKNILTGSTFSHLEIFTRGKNETLSPSKWLTEMYFPIKPKVIPPVYKRVVRDTLAPKPTVKKHEDEFDF encoded by the coding sequence ATGAGAATTATTAAATATCTTTTTCTTTTATTACTATTGAGCCTTGTGGCACTTACAATATATATTGCAACACAAAAAGGAAATTTCACTGTAGAAAGTAGTAAAGTAATTAATTCTCCAAAGGCTACTGTTTTTAATTATGTTAACGATTATAAAAACTGGCCAAAATTTAGTAGCTGGATTTCCAATGATACATCAATAAAATCTTCATTCTCTCCTTCGACTATTGGCAAAGGAAGTTCATTCACTTGGGAAGGAAGTGCTATCGGCAGTATTCAAACTTTATATACTAAGGAGAATGATAGCATTGTTCAGAAAATGGAATTTAACGAAACTTCCTCAGATGTCTATTGGAGCTTCAAAGATACTATAGGTGGTACAAAAGTAACTTGGAAATCAGTTGGGAAAATGGATTTTATGTTAAAGGTAAGTTCGTTTTTTAACGTAGGTGCAAAAAACACTTTATCTAAGGTATATGATAAATCTTTGGCTAATCTTGACAAAACACTTGATTTTGAAAACAGTACATATTCAGCCAAAATAAATGGAATCGTAAAAAAACTAGAAACATATTACTTAAGACAATCATTCACTAGTAAAATTTCCGACATCAGTAGAAATGCTAATGTAGTTTTTCCTAAAATTATTGCCTTTTGCAAACAGAATAATATTAAAATGAATGGAAGACCATTTATCATTTATCAAACTTACGATACAATTAAGGATTTAACCAGAGCTTCGTTTTGTATCCCAATCACTGAACAAATTTTCACTAGTGACGGAAGCGATATATTATCTGGAAAACTGGAAGCTTTTGAAGCATTGAAAACTAGTTTAACTGGAAATTATACATATAAAAACAAAGCCTTAGGCGAAACAACGGCATATACAACAACAAAAAACATTCTAACTGGCAGTACTTTTTCACATTTAGAAATTTTCACAAGAGGTAAAAACGAAACTCTAAGCCCATCAAAATGGCTAACAGAAATGTATTTTCCAATAAAACCAAAAGTGATACCCCCAGTATATAAAAGAGTTGTAAGAGATACTCTAGCCCCTAAACCTACAGTCAAAAAACATGAAGACGAATTTGATTTTTAA
- a CDS encoding sensor of ECF-type sigma factor, giving the protein MALKKLFPILFLFLSFNFYAQNDNFKEKKEQIRAMKVAFLTSELDLTSSEAEKFWPLYNTFDDKQFELRHQKMKGYFKRMQGDNIDKLSEKDASALLDQIEDNEEDLFNLRKKFIANLKEILPSVKIIKLKKAEEDFSRKLLQQYKDKGSNK; this is encoded by the coding sequence ATGGCCTTAAAAAAACTATTCCCGATACTTTTTTTATTTTTATCCTTTAATTTCTATGCTCAAAATGATAATTTTAAAGAAAAAAAAGAGCAAATTAGAGCAATGAAAGTTGCATTTTTGACAAGTGAATTGGATCTTACGTCCAGTGAAGCTGAAAAATTCTGGCCTCTTTACAACACCTTTGATGACAAACAATTTGAATTAAGACATCAAAAAATGAAAGGCTATTTTAAAAGAATGCAAGGTGATAATATTGATAAATTATCAGAAAAAGATGCAAGTGCACTATTAGATCAAATTGAGGATAATGAAGAAGATTTATTCAATTTAAGGAAAAAATTCATAGCAAATTTAAAAGAAATCCTTCCTTCAGTTAAAATAATCAAATTAAAAAAAGCAGAAGAAGATTTCAGTAGAAAATTACTTCAGCAATATAAAGACAAAGGTTCCAATAAATAA
- a CDS encoding SulP family inorganic anion transporter codes for MSNKTNLFAHFKSDFASGLVVFLVALPLCLGIAMASGAPLFSGIITGIVGGIVVGFLSQSQISVSGPAAGLTAIILTAITSLGGFDTFLTAVFIAGLIQLTLGLLKAGSISNYFPTNVIEGMLAGIGVIIIMKQLPHAFGYDADFEGDQSFSQAAGDNTFSALFDVFNHLQLGAIVITLISIAILIAWDKVPALKKLKLIPGALVAVIVGILLNEFFISSGSSLAIQKEHLVSLPVPTSFNEFKAIIVTPNFAGFMNPQVWVVGVTIAVVASIETLLCIEAADRMDVHKRYTNTNVELRAQGIGNIVCSLIGGLPLTSVVVRTSANNEAGAKSKLSAIIHGVLLLVCALSIPFILNKIPLATLAAVLILVGYKLAKPATFKHFWNYGKYQFLPFIATFLGVVFTDLLKGVVLGIVICIVFILRGNLKRAYSFRKKEYVDGDIIHIDLAQEVSFLNKAAIKMTLSKIPKNSKVIIDAQDTVYIAHDILDLIHEFKTTRAIDDNIKVKLKGFKKEYALENTDESQNHVTIERHYDFAKREMVDKKIISKDF; via the coding sequence ATGTCAAATAAAACTAATCTTTTTGCTCACTTTAAATCGGATTTTGCATCTGGTTTAGTAGTCTTTTTGGTGGCTTTGCCACTTTGTTTAGGAATTGCTATGGCCTCTGGCGCTCCTTTGTTTTCTGGAATTATTACAGGAATAGTTGGAGGGATTGTCGTTGGGTTTTTAAGTCAATCTCAAATAAGTGTTTCAGGACCTGCTGCTGGTTTAACAGCGATAATACTTACTGCCATTACCAGTTTAGGTGGATTTGATACTTTTTTAACTGCTGTTTTTATTGCAGGACTTATTCAATTAACTTTAGGTTTGCTAAAGGCTGGGAGTATTTCTAATTATTTCCCAACCAATGTTATTGAAGGAATGTTAGCCGGTATTGGAGTTATAATTATTATGAAACAATTGCCACATGCTTTTGGATATGATGCCGATTTTGAAGGTGATCAATCTTTCTCTCAAGCAGCTGGAGATAATACTTTTTCTGCTCTTTTTGATGTTTTTAATCATTTACAGTTAGGAGCAATAGTGATAACATTAATTTCTATAGCAATTTTAATTGCATGGGATAAAGTTCCAGCTTTAAAAAAATTGAAGTTAATACCAGGTGCGTTGGTTGCTGTAATTGTTGGTATATTATTGAATGAATTTTTTATATCATCTGGAAGTTCATTAGCTATTCAGAAAGAACATTTAGTTTCATTACCTGTACCAACATCATTTAATGAATTTAAAGCAATTATTGTTACTCCTAATTTTGCAGGTTTCATGAATCCACAAGTTTGGGTTGTTGGTGTTACTATTGCTGTTGTTGCTTCTATAGAAACTCTTTTGTGTATTGAAGCTGCCGACAGGATGGATGTACATAAGCGATATACTAATACAAATGTAGAATTAAGAGCTCAAGGAATTGGAAATATAGTGTGTTCATTAATAGGTGGGTTACCATTAACATCTGTAGTAGTTCGTACATCTGCAAATAATGAAGCAGGGGCTAAATCAAAATTATCAGCAATAATTCATGGTGTATTATTATTAGTATGTGCTTTATCAATTCCTTTTATTTTAAATAAAATTCCTCTAGCTACTTTAGCTGCAGTTTTGATTTTAGTTGGATATAAGTTAGCAAAACCAGCAACATTTAAACATTTTTGGAATTATGGAAAATACCAATTTTTACCTTTTATAGCTACCTTTCTAGGAGTTGTATTTACAGATTTATTAAAAGGAGTTGTTTTGGGAATTGTAATTTGTATTGTATTTATTTTGAGAGGAAATCTTAAAAGAGCGTACAGTTTTAGAAAAAAAGAATATGTTGATGGTGATATTATTCATATCGATTTAGCTCAGGAGGTTTCTTTCTTAAATAAAGCAGCAATAAAAATGACTTTGTCTAAAATTCCAAAAAACAGCAAAGTGATTATTGATGCACAGGATACAGTTTATATTGCTCATGATATTTTAGATTTGATACATGAATTTAAAACAACAAGAGCTATTGATGATAATATTAAAGTAAAATTGAAAGGATTTAAAAAAGAGTATGCGTTAGAGAATACTGATGAATCACAAAATCATGTTACGATTGAGCGTCATTATGATTTTGCGAAAAGAGAAATGGTAGATAAGAAAATCATTAGCAAAGATTTTTAA
- a CDS encoding RNA polymerase sigma factor: MQDEKEFIFSLLNPQTQNQAFQKLMQDYQKPLYVHVRNIVLSHDDADDVLQNSFVKVFQNLKNFKGESKLFTWMYRIATNEALTFLNQKARKTGISSVELQNKAIDNLKADIYFDGDEIQIKLQKAITELPEKQQLVFKMKYFEDLKYEEISEILGTSVGALKASYHHAVKKIEAFVTTN, from the coding sequence TTGCAGGACGAAAAGGAATTTATTTTTAGTCTATTGAATCCACAAACGCAAAATCAAGCGTTTCAAAAACTCATGCAAGACTATCAAAAACCTTTATATGTACATGTACGAAACATTGTTTTAAGCCATGATGACGCTGATGATGTTTTACAAAACTCATTTGTTAAAGTATTTCAAAATTTAAAAAACTTTAAAGGAGAAAGTAAATTATTTACTTGGATGTATCGCATTGCAACCAATGAAGCATTGACTTTTTTAAATCAAAAAGCAAGGAAAACTGGAATTTCATCGGTTGAATTACAAAACAAAGCGATTGATAATTTGAAAGCTGATATTTATTTTGACGGAGACGAAATTCAAATTAAATTGCAAAAAGCAATTACCGAATTACCCGAAAAACAACAATTAGTTTTCAAAATGAAATATTTTGAAGATTTAAAATACGAAGAAATATCAGAAATACTAGGAACATCTGTAGGTGCATTAAAAGCCTCCTATCATCATGCAGTAAAAAAAATAGAAGCTTTTGTAACAACCAATTAA
- a CDS encoding oxidoreductase codes for MMNKKFISLLLFSGLYSVSAQDLNKNKIDSKSFSAVKIDTLFQDNISIRAIVVDNDKVWYAGDKNRYGFYDLKINKKFENKIAEDTLKIEFRSIAKTDKNIYVLSVANPALLYQISKDGKNTKLVYQERGEKVFYDSMQFWNNTEGIAIGDPLTNHLCVLKTIDGGLTWNKLPESKLPEIVDGEAHFAASNTNIVIKGNDTWIVSGGKKARVFHSSDKADSWKSFQTPIVEGKQMTGIFTADFYDGKNGFVAGGNYEILNQNFGNKAITEDGGKTWKLIADNIGSGYTSCIQYVPKSKGKGIVVVGATGLYYSSDGGSNWIQFSQDSSLFTIRFVNETTVIAAGSNKMIRIRFK; via the coding sequence ATGATGAATAAAAAATTTATTAGTTTGTTGTTATTTAGCGGATTGTATTCTGTATCAGCCCAGGATTTAAATAAAAATAAAATTGATTCAAAAAGTTTTAGTGCGGTTAAAATTGATACTCTTTTTCAAGATAATATAAGTATTAGGGCAATTGTGGTGGATAACGATAAAGTTTGGTATGCAGGAGATAAAAATCGATATGGTTTTTATGATTTAAAAATTAATAAAAAATTTGAGAATAAGATAGCTGAAGATACATTGAAAATAGAATTTAGAAGTATCGCTAAAACAGATAAAAATATATATGTCCTTAGCGTTGCTAATCCTGCTCTATTATATCAAATTAGTAAAGACGGAAAAAACACTAAATTAGTTTATCAAGAAAGAGGCGAAAAGGTTTTTTATGATAGTATGCAGTTTTGGAACAATACCGAAGGAATTGCTATTGGTGATCCTCTAACCAATCATCTTTGTGTATTGAAAACAATTGATGGAGGTCTTACATGGAATAAATTGCCAGAAAGTAAACTTCCCGAAATCGTAGATGGTGAGGCTCATTTTGCAGCAAGTAATACTAATATAGTTATTAAAGGGAATGATACTTGGATTGTTTCTGGAGGAAAAAAAGCAAGAGTTTTTCATTCTTCAGATAAGGCGGATTCCTGGAAAAGCTTTCAAACACCAATTGTTGAAGGTAAACAAATGACAGGAATCTTCACAGCTGATTTTTATGATGGAAAAAATGGTTTTGTAGCTGGAGGAAATTATGAAATATTAAATCAAAATTTCGGTAATAAAGCAATAACCGAAGATGGAGGAAAAACTTGGAAACTTATAGCTGATAATATAGGCTCTGGGTATACTTCCTGTATCCAATATGTTCCCAAAAGTAAAGGAAAAGGGATTGTAGTTGTTGGTGCAACAGGTTTGTATTATTCCTCAGATGGCGGGAGTAATTGGATTCAATTTAGTCAAGATTCGAGTTTGTTTACTATCCGATTTGTAAATGAGACTACAGTTATTGCTGCTGGAAGTAATAAAATGATTCGTATTAGGTTTAAATAA
- a CDS encoding Dps family protein gives MKVNVLGLPVEESEVIIVELNVLLSNYQVYYQSLRGLHWNIRGRRFFDLHLKFEELYNDSQLKIDLIAERVLTLGGRPLHTFEDYIKFNQLTVGKNISNDETSIQLIVTSLSQLLKIEREILSKASDINDEGTNSMMSDFIVEQEKTIWMMKAWLEESL, from the coding sequence ATGAAAGTAAATGTTTTGGGGTTACCCGTTGAAGAATCAGAAGTTATAATAGTAGAATTGAATGTATTGTTGTCAAATTATCAAGTTTATTATCAAAGTCTAAGAGGTTTACATTGGAATATTAGAGGAAGAAGGTTCTTTGATTTACATTTAAAATTTGAAGAGTTATATAATGATTCTCAACTGAAAATTGATTTGATAGCTGAAAGAGTTTTAACTCTTGGAGGAAGACCATTGCATACTTTTGAAGATTATATAAAATTCAATCAACTAACAGTTGGGAAAAATATTTCAAATGATGAAACAAGTATCCAGTTAATAGTTACTTCTCTTTCTCAGCTATTAAAAATAGAAAGAGAAATTCTAAGTAAAGCTTCAGATATTAATGATGAAGGAACAAATTCTATGATGAGTGACTTTATTGTTGAGCAAGAAAAAACCATTTGGATGATGAAAGCCTGGTTAGAAGAGAGTTTGTAA
- the can gene encoding carbonate dehydratase yields the protein MSDFYKKILDNNKRWVEEQLDLDPDFFKDLAKGQQPPLLWIGCSDSRVPANEIIGAKPGEVFVHRNIANMVIHTDMNMLSVLDYSVNVLKVKHVIVCGHYGCGGVKAAMGNDSIGIIDNWIRHIKDVYRLHDKYLDSITDETERFNAFVEINVKEQVFDLAKTSIVQSAWKNGQDLSLHGWVYGLNSGFVTDLGVNFSSNEDLDEVYQLNIKK from the coding sequence ATGAGTGATTTTTATAAAAAAATATTAGACAATAATAAAAGATGGGTTGAAGAACAATTAGATTTGGATCCAGATTTCTTTAAAGATTTAGCTAAAGGACAGCAACCACCTTTATTGTGGATAGGTTGTTCTGACAGTCGTGTTCCCGCAAATGAAATAATAGGAGCAAAACCAGGAGAGGTTTTTGTTCACAGAAATATTGCTAACATGGTAATTCACACGGATATGAATATGTTGAGTGTATTGGATTATTCTGTGAATGTATTAAAAGTTAAACACGTTATAGTTTGTGGACACTATGGTTGTGGAGGTGTAAAAGCGGCTATGGGTAATGATTCAATAGGGATTATTGATAACTGGATTCGCCATATTAAAGATGTCTACCGTTTACATGATAAATATTTAGATTCAATTACTGATGAAACTGAACGTTTTAATGCTTTTGTAGAAATTAACGTAAAAGAACAAGTTTTTGATTTAGCAAAAACTTCTATAGTGCAATCAGCTTGGAAAAACGGACAAGATTTGTCTCTTCACGGCTGGGTTTATGGTTTAAATTCGGGATTTGTAACCGACTTGGGAGTTAATTTTAGTTCGAATGAAGATTTGGATGAAGTTTACCAACTTAACATCAAAAAGTAA
- a CDS encoding nucleoside triphosphate pyrophosphohydrolase family protein: MQKQINAVKEFHTAFRIGHSESPIADLGESKKELRYNLMKEENEEYFEAVKNNDLVEIADALGDMMYILCGTIIEHGLQNKIEEVFDEIQRSNMSKLGEDGNPIYREDGKVMKGPNYFKPDFSKILV, translated from the coding sequence ATGCAAAAACAAATCAACGCTGTTAAGGAATTTCACACAGCATTTAGAATAGGACATAGTGAATCTCCAATTGCTGATTTAGGAGAAAGTAAAAAAGAACTTCGTTATAACTTAATGAAAGAGGAAAATGAAGAATATTTTGAGGCTGTCAAGAATAATGACTTGGTTGAAATTGCTGATGCTCTTGGAGATATGATGTATATTTTGTGCGGAACAATCATTGAGCATGGATTACAAAATAAAATAGAAGAAGTTTTTGACGAAATCCAACGCAGTAATATGAGTAAATTAGGTGAAGATGGAAATCCAATTTATAGAGAAGATGGAAAAGTAATGAAAGGCCCAAATTATTTTAAACCGGATTTTTCTAAAATACTTGTATAG
- a CDS encoding LysR substrate-binding domain-containing protein, whose amino-acid sequence MTITQLKYVLAVAEHKNFTLAAEKCFVTQPTLSMQIQKIEEELNIQIFDRTKKPIQLTDIGQKIVNQAKNIVNEADRIQDIVEQQKGFIGGEFRLGIIPTIMPTLLPMFLNNFIKKYPKVKLIIEELNTDEIIIKLKNGNLDAAIAATPLEDEKIKEIVLYFEPFVAYIPENNAIFQKEEIEIDDLNINEILLLQDGHCFRDGILNLCKNRNETGLKSFQIESGSFETLIKLADEGLGTTLLPYLHTLDLKDSDKLKLRHFKEPKPAREVSLIYPKSELKIQIIDALRSTISGVVKGAIVFQNVQIVSPLLKK is encoded by the coding sequence ATGACTATCACACAACTCAAATATGTTTTGGCAGTAGCCGAACACAAAAATTTTACTCTAGCAGCCGAAAAATGTTTTGTAACTCAGCCAACGCTAAGTATGCAAATTCAAAAAATTGAAGAAGAACTTAATATTCAAATTTTTGACAGAACAAAAAAACCAATTCAACTTACTGATATTGGTCAAAAAATTGTAAATCAAGCCAAAAATATTGTCAATGAAGCCGACAGAATTCAAGATATTGTAGAACAACAAAAGGGATTTATTGGCGGCGAGTTTAGACTTGGAATAATTCCGACAATAATGCCGACATTATTACCAATGTTTTTGAATAATTTCATCAAAAAATATCCAAAAGTAAAGTTAATCATTGAGGAATTAAATACAGACGAAATTATTATAAAATTAAAAAATGGAAATCTAGATGCAGCTATTGCTGCTACACCTTTAGAAGACGAAAAAATAAAAGAAATTGTTCTTTATTTTGAACCTTTTGTAGCTTATATACCTGAAAATAATGCTATTTTTCAAAAAGAAGAAATTGAAATAGACGATCTTAATATTAATGAAATTTTACTTCTACAGGATGGACATTGCTTTAGAGACGGAATTTTAAATCTATGTAAAAATCGTAACGAAACAGGACTTAAATCTTTCCAAATAGAAAGCGGAAGTTTTGAAACACTTATAAAACTAGCTGATGAAGGACTAGGCACCACACTACTACCCTATTTACACACATTGGATTTAAAAGATTCTGACAAATTAAAACTCAGACATTTTAAAGAACCGAAACCAGCTCGTGAAGTAAGTTTAATTTATCCTAAGAGTGAATTAAAAATCCAAATTATTGATGCTTTAAGAAGTACCATTTCTGGAGTTGTAAAAGGAGCAATCGTTTTCCAAAATGTACAAATTGTTAGCCCACTTTTAAAAAAATAA
- the mnmD gene encoding tRNA (5-methylaminomethyl-2-thiouridine)(34)-methyltransferase MnmD: MEREIIHTSDGSTTIHIKEWDECYHSKHGAIQEAKHVFIKNGLALFPNQKVSILEIGFGTGLNAFITFLESKGLNQTIDYVGVEAFPISEEELQSMNYPEELNALDSKNIFDKMHSENWGEKFELSENFSLTKRKQFFEEIDDIEKFDLIYFDAFGYRVQPELWSVAVFERMFKSLKENSVLVTYAARGVIKRNMIEVGFTVEKLAGPPGKREMFRAKK; the protein is encoded by the coding sequence TTGGAAAGAGAAATTATACACACATCTGATGGTTCTACAACAATTCATATAAAAGAATGGGACGAATGTTATCATTCTAAACATGGAGCGATTCAAGAAGCTAAACATGTATTTATTAAAAATGGATTAGCATTATTCCCGAATCAAAAAGTTTCTATTCTTGAAATTGGATTTGGAACAGGTTTGAATGCTTTTATTACTTTTTTGGAATCCAAAGGATTGAATCAAACAATTGATTATGTAGGAGTAGAGGCTTTTCCTATTTCGGAAGAAGAGCTTCAATCCATGAATTATCCGGAAGAATTGAATGCATTAGATTCAAAAAATATTTTTGATAAAATGCATTCTGAAAATTGGGGAGAAAAATTTGAGTTGTCTGAAAATTTTTCATTAACTAAGAGGAAACAGTTTTTTGAAGAAATTGATGATATTGAAAAGTTTGATTTAATTTATTTTGATGCTTTTGGATATCGTGTTCAGCCCGAATTATGGAGTGTTGCTGTATTTGAAAGAATGTTTAAGTCGCTTAAAGAAAATTCGGTATTAGTAACTTATGCCGCAAGAGGCGTTATTAAAAGGAATATGATAGAGGTTGGATTTACTGTCGAAAAATTAGCTGGTCCTCCTGGGAAAAGAGAAATGTTTAGAGCGAAAAAATAA